One genomic window of Branchiostoma floridae strain S238N-H82 chromosome 4, Bfl_VNyyK, whole genome shotgun sequence includes the following:
- the LOC118414459 gene encoding uncharacterized protein LOC118414459 translates to MAVSFWEHKARIAFKPAYNTRPANYHGDLFVPSFNFPAEEPKEDFKKLPWMKIDFKTSPMDYLDTVLHYCFDGNTECDFRVENNGTHPDRWYHAPWMAYPPSGREPIHGLTMERPTEPQYFGLKDQKWLQTWALSFYNDFGAKTISDFWEKPWEPALKDDVTFPPGTVSFKLLFTEATEDDVPSLAGSKEWLAAIGKPYPPISKDATMEEAQTKLDEVLKPENRGPNPYPLRLIQVDVMVKDTRAKCGWVFGTFMYHKDQPGDDPYRKLVPMCLQWGNDPGLTLEETWTHPDVKNHKLLPEGRPYLGWLESSCAASDPKQTETTVTQTPHWFRNILYRDPFEKDVQTSLDYSMQLLMGLYGYNQWRKDNPPPDDKASK, encoded by the exons ATGGCCGTCAGTTTTTGGGAACATAAAGCTCGAATAGCCTTCAAGCCAGCCTACAACACTCGCCCGGCGAACTACCATGGGGATCTGTTCGTTCCAAGTTTTAATTTCCCTGCTGAAGAGCCGAAAGAAGACTTCAAGAAGCTGCCCTGGATGAAGATCGACTTCAAGACGAGCCCGATGGACTACCTCGACACTGTCCTCCACTACTGCTTTGACGGAAACACCGAGTGTGATTTCCGTGTGGAGAACAACGGGACGCATCCCGATCGTTGGTACCACGCCCCGTGGATGGCCTACCCACCTTCTGGGCGTGAGCCTATTCACGGCTTGACCATGGAGAGGCCTACTGAACCACAGTACTTCGGTTTGAAGGACCAGAAATGG CTGCAGACTTGGGCTCTGAGCTTCTACAACGATTTCGGGGCCAAAACAATCAGCGACTTCTGGGAGAAGCCATGGGAGCCAGCGCTCAAAgatgacgtcacatttccaccaGGCACGGTTTCGTTCAAACTCCTGTTCACCGAGGCGACAGAAGATGACGTACCGAGTCTGGCAGGCTCCAAGGAATGGCTGGCAGCGATCGGCAAACCATACCCTCCCATCTCTAAGGATGCGACCATGGAGGAAGCACAGACAAAGCTGGACGAAGTCTTGAAGCCCGAAAACAGGGGGCCCAACCCGTACCCACTAAGGCTGATACAGGTGGACGTTATGGTCAAGGACACAAGAGCCAAGTGCG GGTGGGTGTTCGGAACTTTCATGTACCACAAGGACCAGCCCGGAGACGATCCCTATCGCAAACTGGTGCCTATGTGTCTGCAGTGGGGGAATGATCCCGGCCTCACACTGGAGGAAACTTGGACACACCCAGATGTAAAGAACCACAAACTCCTACCAG aGGGCCGTCCCTACCTTGGTTGGCTCGAGTCTTCTTGTGCGGCCTCAGATCCGAAGCAGACGGAGACAACCGTGACGCAAACGCCTCACTGGTTCAGAAACATCCTATACCGGGATCCGTTCGAAAAAGACGTTCAAACGTCGCTGGATTATTCCATGCAGCTTCTTATGGGGCTCTATGGATACAATCAGTGGCGGAAGGACAATCCCCCGCCTGATGATAAGGCTTCCAAATAA